In Vanessa atalanta chromosome 19, ilVanAtal1.2, whole genome shotgun sequence, one DNA window encodes the following:
- the LOC125071427 gene encoding protein tipE isoform X1, producing MSTMSRSRTSLSPATSERSTLPMGASAEPESPEFKPLEPTREELLTHFFERFKFYTSLCLGTSAILAVFAFLFLIPFVVEPAIQTILAEFAPEAGICAVSKHIYAETLTNCTWASCREGCTSTHTKCHKIRVNLARRPFEENIPVPKEWDATDLKFLINPEGCGYPPRVNCSEFASDYAGKKAPKIFPCYYSMTRPELVVARYSWDSTIRGLILALVLPTTVFIFSLSVLAYWHCHCCDRACNRRVHAESFASKEDSKLLCELDEDPSDDVF from the exons ATGTCGACTATGAGCAGATCTCGTACAAGTCTTTCACCAGCGACCTCTGAAAGATCTACGCTACCTATGGGCGCATCTGCAGAACCTGAAAGCCCAGAATTCAAACCTCTAGAACCGACAAGGGAGGAGCTGCTTACACATTTCTTCGAgcgatttaaattttacacatcGCTCTGCCTTGGCACTTCTGCTATACTCGCTGTCTTTgcctttctatttttaataccgTTTGTGGTCGAACCAGCGATACAAACGATATTAGCGGAGTTCGCTCCGGAAGCTGGCATTTGTGCAGTGTCGAAACATATCTACGCTGAGACTTTAACTAATTGCACTTGGGCGTCGTGTCGGGAAGGCTGTACCAGCACTCATACGAAATGTCACAAAATACGCGTTAACCTAGCCAGAAGACCGTTCGAAGAAAATATCCCAGTACCAAAAGAATGGGATGCGACGGATTTAAAGTTTCTGATCAACCCTGAGGGTTGCGGTTATCCACCGAGAGTTAATTGCTCGGAGTTCGCAAGTGATTATGCTGGGAAAAAGGCGCCAAAGATCTTTCCGTGCTACTATAGCATGACTCGACCAGAATTGGTGGTAGCAAGATATTCCTGGGATTCAACTATTCGTGGTTTAATCTTGGCATTGGTGCTGCCAACGACTGTCTTCATCTTCAGTTTAAGTGTACTCGCATACTGGCACTGTCATTGCTGCGACAGGGCTTGTAATAGGCGAGTGCATGCTGAATCCTTTGCGAGTAAGGAAGA tagcAAACTTCTATGTGAATTAGATGAAGATCCAAGTGATGACGTGTTCTGA
- the LOC125071427 gene encoding protein tipE isoform X2 — protein MSTMSRSRTSLSPATSERSTLPMGASAEPESPEFKPLEPTREELLTHFFERFKFYTSLCLGTSAILAVFAFLFLIPFVVEPAIQTILAEFAPEAGICAVSKHIYAETLTNCTWASCREGCTSTHTKCHKIRVNLARRPFEENIPVPKEWDATDLKFLINPEGCGYPPRVNCSEFASDYAGKKAPKIFPCYYSMTRPELVVARYSWDSTIRGLILALVLPTTVFIFSLSVLAYWHCHCCDRACNRRVHAESFASKEELIFK, from the exons ATGTCGACTATGAGCAGATCTCGTACAAGTCTTTCACCAGCGACCTCTGAAAGATCTACGCTACCTATGGGCGCATCTGCAGAACCTGAAAGCCCAGAATTCAAACCTCTAGAACCGACAAGGGAGGAGCTGCTTACACATTTCTTCGAgcgatttaaattttacacatcGCTCTGCCTTGGCACTTCTGCTATACTCGCTGTCTTTgcctttctatttttaataccgTTTGTGGTCGAACCAGCGATACAAACGATATTAGCGGAGTTCGCTCCGGAAGCTGGCATTTGTGCAGTGTCGAAACATATCTACGCTGAGACTTTAACTAATTGCACTTGGGCGTCGTGTCGGGAAGGCTGTACCAGCACTCATACGAAATGTCACAAAATACGCGTTAACCTAGCCAGAAGACCGTTCGAAGAAAATATCCCAGTACCAAAAGAATGGGATGCGACGGATTTAAAGTTTCTGATCAACCCTGAGGGTTGCGGTTATCCACCGAGAGTTAATTGCTCGGAGTTCGCAAGTGATTATGCTGGGAAAAAGGCGCCAAAGATCTTTCCGTGCTACTATAGCATGACTCGACCAGAATTGGTGGTAGCAAGATATTCCTGGGATTCAACTATTCGTGGTTTAATCTTGGCATTGGTGCTGCCAACGACTGTCTTCATCTTCAGTTTAAGTGTACTCGCATACTGGCACTGTCATTGCTGCGACAGGGCTTGTAATAGGCGAGTGCATGCTGAATCCTTTGCGAGTAAGGAAGA attgatatttaaataa